A genomic stretch from Limanda limanda chromosome 11, fLimLim1.1, whole genome shotgun sequence includes:
- the themis2 gene encoding protein THEMIS2, whose protein sequence is MAGETALPLQQLIASWDNKCLPKILQVVSGVYFQGSIYELSGSEVSFSTGDLIKVIRIELQSVCCEDVSNDEKFELPIGHIGLYKVVPEKMPYSTVEEMVSLRPVDLDSCLPFTFTSSSKMTFENFTLSAGRALTVLSVEKDQVRCHVQGQQEVSAEVCIPLSSRGEFYECESDECFNLQEIMSSASLRSRKFRSIKSERPLFLSPVYQVHAIMNLRKNMLKFSSSSEVDVMDVTDLCKDVVFVTPLTLTEVQSQPDESFPAVVEILEGPETHSLFRCSWLQELVKGRNLVFHKKGTSARILFSSLKSRKAQQYFLVSQQYAGRFRRRPREFNSVYELYVASIQAPGLRVSVTRSFEEVEEEGLPALSVGEQLEVVRCVRMELPCGSREEERQSVEALLCHRFQEPDDGDDDDDDDEEEVRQEDEREEMSLPLYMQAHFVEVLKDNKKYRLRDLEKEFSFPLDVKVMNRDNEMETDPLVGLTCLRIEGAMSEPIVQASLPHRPEHCFEIPTQWLSMSVSFTKDSLPWPSDKPPKCHIDRVTEVTDTFFYEYRKQANSDADPPPRPPKRNLSSLDAKKKPFVPPKKSSKDEKSKQRPDERSPTKDFGNMTLSSKKRHPAPPTPDIFDEQPPPLAPRKQSAAELTTGKALPNMYVKRKDSTTKVESDGDSDHDYETLDENLISMIKVSQENVTFY, encoded by the exons ATGGCAGGCGAAACTGCTCTGCCACTTCAACAGTTGATTGCATCATGGGACAATAAGTGTCTGCCAAAGATCCTGCAGGTCGTCTCAGGAGTCTATTTCCAAG GATCGATATATGAACTCTCTGGAAGCGAAGTGAGCTTTTCTACCGGGGATCTAATAAAGGTCATCCGTATTGAGCTTCAATCAGTTTGCTGCGAGGACGTCAGCAACGATGAAAAGTTTGAGCTCCCTATCGGCCACATAG GCTTGTACAAGGTTGTTCCAGAGAAGATGCCGTACAGCACGGTGGAGGAGATGGTGAGTCTGAGGCCTGTGGACCTGGACTCCTGCCTGCCCTTCACTTTCACCAGCAGCTCTAAGATGACCTTTGAAAACTTCACACTGTCGGCTGGCAGAGCTTTGACGGTGCTCTCCGTTGAGAAGGATCAGGTCCGCTGTCACGTTCAAGGGCAACAGGAGGTCTCAGCCGAAGTGTGCATCCCTCTTTCTTCCAGAGGAGAGTTCTATGAATGTGAGAGCGATGAGTGCTTCAATCTGCAGGAGATCATGTCCTCCGCCAGCCTGCGTAGTCGAAAGTTTCGCAGCATCAAAAGTGAACGGCCACTTTTCCTGAGTCCAGTATACCAGGTCCACGCCATCATGAACT TGAGGAAGAATATGTTGAAGTTCTCGTCCAGCTCAGAGGTGGATGTGATGGATGTCACCGATCTGTGCAAAGATGTCGTTTTTGTGACCCCGCTCACTCTGACAGAGGTCCAGTCCCAGCCAGATGAATCGTTCCCAGCAGTGGTGGAGATACTGGAAGGCCCAGAGACCCACTCTCTGTTCAGGTGCAGCTGGCTGCAAGAACTGGTCAAGGGCAGGAACCTGGTTTTCCACAAGAAAGGAACGTCAGCCAGGATTTTATTCTCGAGCCTGAAGAGCCGCAAGGCGCAGCAGTACTTTCTGGTGTCTCAGCAATACGCTGGACGGTTTCGGAGGCGGCCAAGAGAGTTTAACTCCGTGTACGAGCTGTACGTCGCTTCAATCCAGGCGCCGGGTCTGAGGGTGAGTGTCACAAGGAGCTTTGAGGAGGTCGAGGAGGAGGGCCTGCCTGCACTCAGTGTGGGGGAACAGCTGGAGGTTGTGCGCTGTGTCAGGATGGAGCTGCCTtgtggaagcagagaggaagagaggcagTCTGTGGAGGCTCTGTTGTGTCATCGCTTCCAAGAGCctgatgatggagatgatgatgatgatgatgatgaagaggaggtcaggcaggaggacgagagagaggagatgtcTCTGCCTCTGTACATGCAAGCTCACTTTGTGGAGGTGCTCAAGGACAACAAGAAGTACAGACTCAGGGACTTGGAAAAGGAGTTCAGTTTTCCTCTGGATGTTAAAGTGATGAACCGGGACAATGAAATGGAGACTGATCCGCTGGTTGGGCTGACATGTCTCAGAATAGAAGGGGCCATGTCAGAGCCCATCGTCCAGGCGAGTCTTCCTCACAGGCCAGAACACTGTTTTGAGATCCCAACACAGTGGCTCTCTATGTCTGTCTCTTTCACCAAGGACTCCCTGCCATGGCCCAGCGATAAGCCCCCTAAGTGTCATATTGACAGGGTCACCGAGGTGACAGATACGTTCTTTTACGAATACCGCAAACAGGCGAACTCGGATGCAGATCCTCCTCCTCGGCCACCAAAGCGAAATTTGTCTTCTTTAGATGCCAAGAAAAAACCATTTGTACCTCCAAAGAAATCCTCCAAGGATGAAAAATCGAAACAACGACCAGACGAGAGATCCCCGACCAAAGACTTCGGGAATATGACTCTAAGCAGCAAAAAGAGACACCCAGCTCCCCCAACACCA GATATTTTCGATGAGCAGCCGCCACCACTTGCACCGCGAAAGCAGTCAGCAGCTGAATTGACAACTGGCAAGGCCCTGCCGAACATGTACGTGAAGAGGAAGGATTCTACAACGAAAG TTGAGTCAGATGGGGACAGTGACCACGACTATGAGACACTGGATGAAAATTTGATATCAATGATAAAGGTATCACAGGAAAATGTAACTTTCTACTAA
- the mecr gene encoding enoyl-[acyl-carrier-protein] reductase, mitochondrial isoform X2 has translation MWPRLRSVCSGSRTVCRRGAALSKPPKLTANANVSHFSQSAGVCAPTRSALQYRQHGDPSQVLKLEDIDLPPIGAKDVLVKILAAPINPSDINMIQGTYAILPDLPAVGGNEGVAQVLEVGSLVKSLKTGDWVIPRDAGLGMWRTEAVFSEDDVISLPNDIPLLSAATLGVNPCTALRMLSDFEDLKPGDTVIQNAANSGVGQAVIQIAAARGVNTINVVRDRPEFTQLSDRLKAIGATHVIKEEALRRPEFKELFKTFPKPKLALNGVGGKSATELLRHLQIGGSMVTYGGMAKQPVTVPVSALIFKDVKVRGFWVTQWKRDHSKAGKADGSCLHRGGTPRLQQSS, from the exons ATGTGGCCGCGGCTTCGCTCGGTCTGTTCCGGAAGCCGAACGGTCTGCAGAAGAGGAGCTGCTCTGTCAAAGCCGCCGAAGCTAACGGCTAATGCTAACGTCAGTCacttcagccaatcagctggAGTGTGTGCACCGACACGCTCAGCTCTGCAGTACAGACAACACGGGGACCCCTCTCAAGTCCTTAA GTTGGAAGATATAGATCTGCCACCCATAGGCGCAAAGGATGTTCTGGTTAAGATCCTGGCAGCCCCCATCAACCCGTCTGATATCAACATGATTCAAG GTACTTACGCCATCCTGCCTGACCTCCCAGCTGTTGGAGGCAACGAAGGGGTGGCCCAAGTCCTAGAGGTGGGCAGCCTGGTGAAGTCCCTCAAAACAGGAGACTGGGTCATCCCAAGGGATGCAGGTCTAG GTATGTGGAGGACAGAGGCAGTGTTCTCTGAAGACGATGTCATCTCTCTCCCAAATGACATTCCCCTGCTGTCTGCTGCCACGCTGGGGGTTAACCCCTGCACTGCCCTCAGGATGCTGTCTGACTTTGAAGATCTCAAGCCAG GTGACACAGTGATCCAGAATGCAGCTAACAGTGGAGTCGGGCAGGCTGTCATACAGATTGCTGCTGCAAGAGGAGTGAACACAATCAATGTCGTCCGAGACAG GCCAGAGTTCACACAGCTCAGTGATAGGTTGAAGGCCATCGGAGCAACTCatgtgattaaagaagaggcGCTGAGGCGGCCTGAGTTTAAGGAGCTGTTCAAG acatttccaaAGCCAAAGCTGGCGTTAAATGGAGTCGGAGGCAAGAGCGCAACAGAGCTGCTCCGGCATCTACA GATTGGAGGCTCCATGGTGACGTATGGAGGGATGGCCAAACAGCCGGTTACTGTCCCTGTG AGCGCTCTTATCTTCAAGGATGTGAAGGTTCGGGGGTTTTGGGTCACACAGTGGAAGAGAGATCACTCAAAAG CAGGGAAAGCTGACGGCTCCTGCTTGCACCGAGGTGGGACTCCGAGACTTCAGCAAAGCTCTTGA
- the smpdl3b gene encoding acid sphingomyelinase-like phosphodiesterase 3b, translated as MFAFFKEFNMSVVKLLLSYLLFKEAHALSGNFWHITDLHWDDTFNLSDDPERVCNSSGRRPANNAGKYGDYVCDSPLHLIISSVNAMKDILPDPDFIVWTGDNTPHVPDKDLGEDRVLYIINNLTHIIKQVFPHTKVYTALGNHDYHQKNQLPTFSNNIYNQTAEMWKDWLDPESQETFRKGGFYTEKLLNRSGFRMLVLNTNLYYDQNRETLGMDDPAGQLHWADRVLTEAANNKEKVYIIGHVPPGFFEKKRSKPWFTSEFNQKYLDLIQRHHSVILGQFFGHHHTDSFRMFYSSDDPRSPISAMFLSPGVTPWKTTLPGVEDGANNPGIRVFEYDTQTLLVKDVVTYYLNLTRANGASGRWEKEYRLTESFRVPDASPASMHQVLERIANSKCYLQKYYEFNSVSYDLIECDSDCRIDHVCAAREVDFEKYEHCLGAEGSAAIHGCGFLPLISVAVSLVLASR; from the exons ATGTTTGCTTTCTTCAAAGAGTTCAACATGTCCGTGGTGAAGCTGCTCCTTTCTTATCTGCTGTTCAAAGAGGCTCATGCACTGTCAG GGAACTTCTGGCACATCACCGATCTGCATTGGGACGACACATTCAACCTGAGCGATGACCCTGAACGTGTGTGCAACTCAAGCGGGAGACGACCCGCAAACAATGCTGGGAAGTATGGAGACTATGTTTGTGACTCACCGCTGCATCTTATCATCTCCTCTGTGAATGCCATGAAGGATATTCTACCAGACCCGGACTTCATCGTGTGGACAGG AGATAACACACCACATGTACCCGATAAGGACCTGGGTGAAGACAGAGTGCTGTACATTATCAACAACCTCACTCACATCATAAAACAGGTCTTTCCAC ACACTAAAGTGTACACCGCCCTGGGAAACCATGACTACCACCAAAAGAACCAGCTTCCCACATTCTCTAACAACATCTACAACCAGACAGCAGAAATGTGGAAGGACTGGTTGGATCCTGAGTCCCAAGAAACATTTAGAAAAG GTGGATTTTACACAGAAAAGTTGCTGAATCGATCAGGATTCAGGATGCTGGTCCTCAACACTAACCTCTATTATGACCAGAACAGGGAGACCCTGGGTATGGACGATCCAGCGGGCCAGCTCCACTGGGCTGACCGTGTTCTTACAGAGGCCGCCAACAACAAAGAGAAG GTGTACATCATTGGTCACGTCCCCCCAGGTTTCTTTGAGAAGAAGAGATCCAAGCCCTGGTTCACGTCTGAGTTCAACCAGAAATACTTGGATTTAATCCAGAGGCATCATTCTGTCATTCTCGGGCAGTTCTTCGGCCATCACCACACCGATAGTTTCCGCATGTTCTACAGCTCAGACG ACCCACGCTCTCCTATCAGTGCAATGTTCCTCAGCCCAGGGGTCACACCGTGGAAAACAACCCTACCTGGAGTCGAGGATGGAGCCAACAACCCTGGGATTCGGGTCTTCGAATATGACACCCAAACACTCCTGGTCAAA GATGTGGTGACTTATTATCTGAATCTGACCCGCGCTAATGGAGCAAGTGGGCGCTGGGAGAAAGAGTACCGCCTCACAGAGAGCTTCAGAGTGCCAGACGCCTCCCCAGCTTCCATGCACCAGGTCCTGGAGCGCATCGCTAACAGCAAGTGCTACCTGCAGAAGTACTACGAGTTCAACTCCGTCAGCTATGACCTGATCGAGTGCGACAGCGACTGCCGCATTGACCATGTTTGCGCAGCCAGAGAGGTGGACTTTGAGAAGTACGAACACTGCCTGGGAGCTGAAGGTTCCGCTGCTATTCATGGGTGTGGGTTCCTGCCACTCATCTCTGTGGCTGTAAGTTTGGTGTTGGCCAGTCGGTAA
- the rpa2 gene encoding replication protein A 32 kDa subunit: MFNQGGYSESNVGGGYTQSPGGFASPSMSQGGDKKRTRANQIIPCTVSQLMSASQAEESFRVGDVEVAQVTFVGVIRSTDKSMTNIQYKVDDMTCAPMDVKQWVDTEDPGVDSTVLPPGTYVKVSGNLRSFQNNRSVVAFSVRPLEDMNEITSHMLEVVQAHMALSKPQSMSAGGGMSSNVTAMMKPDMGNKGTMGGMGGSYAGATDLTKNGLSGNQNQVLSLIRSCPEPQGISIQDLKQRLSGISLTVIKQAVEFLSNEGHIFSTIDEDHFKSTDSDD; the protein is encoded by the exons ATGTTCAACCAGG gaGGATACAGTGAGTCCAACGTGGGCGGAGGTTACACTCAGTCCCCAGGTGGCTTCGCATCACCTTCTATGTCCCAGGGGGGAGACAAGAAG agAACTCGTGCGAATCAGATTATCCCCTGCACGGTGTCTCAGCTGATGTCTGCTTCCCAGGCAGAGGAATCGTTCAGAGTGGGAGATGTGGAAGTTGCTCAG GTTACTTTCGTGGGTGTCATCAGGAGCACGGACAAATCCATGACCAACATCCAGTACAAGGTCGATGACATGACGTGCGCTCCCATGGACGTGAAGCAGTGGGTCGACACAGAG GATCCTGGTGTGGACAGCACGGTGCTGCCCCCGGGCACTTACGTCAAAGTGTCTGGAAATCTGCGCTCCTTTCAG AACAACAGGTCTGTTGTGGCGTTCAGCGTCAGACCCCTGGAGGACATGAATGAAATCACATCGCACATGTTGGAGGTCGTCCAAGCACACATGGCGCTCAGCAAACCTCAGAGCATG AGTGCCGGAGGAGGAATGAGCAGTAACGTCACAGCCATGATGAAGCCGGACATGGGCAACAAGGGGACCATGGGAGGAATGGGCGGGAGCTACGCTGGTGCTACCGACTTGACTAAGAACGGGTTGAGCGGGAACCAGAATCAG GTGCTGAGTTTGATAAGAAGCTGCCCAGAGCCGCAGGGCATCAGCATCCAGGACCTGAAGCAGAGACTCAGTGGTATAAGTCTGACTGTTATCAA GCAAGCAGTGGAATTTCTTAGCAACGAAGGTCACATCTTTTCCACCATTGACGAAGACCATTTCAAATCGACAGACAGTGACGATTAG
- the mecr gene encoding enoyl-[acyl-carrier-protein] reductase, mitochondrial isoform X1 produces MWPRLRSVCSGSRTVCRRGAALSKPPKLTANANVSHFSQSAGVCAPTRSALQYRQHGDPSQVLKLEDIDLPPIGAKDVLVKILAAPINPSDINMIQGTYAILPDLPAVGGNEGVAQVLEVGSLVKSLKTGDWVIPRDAGLGMWRTEAVFSEDDVISLPNDIPLLSAATLGVNPCTALRMLSDFEDLKPGDTVIQNAANSGVGQAVIQIAAARGVNTINVVRDRPEFTQLSDRLKAIGATHVIKEEALRRPEFKELFKTFPKPKLALNGVGGKSATELLRHLQIGGSMVTYGGMAKQPVTVPVSALIFKDVKVRGFWVTQWKRDHSKDELAFRAMVDELCSLIQQGKLTAPACTEVGLRDFSKALEASMKPFTSAKQVLII; encoded by the exons ATGTGGCCGCGGCTTCGCTCGGTCTGTTCCGGAAGCCGAACGGTCTGCAGAAGAGGAGCTGCTCTGTCAAAGCCGCCGAAGCTAACGGCTAATGCTAACGTCAGTCacttcagccaatcagctggAGTGTGTGCACCGACACGCTCAGCTCTGCAGTACAGACAACACGGGGACCCCTCTCAAGTCCTTAA GTTGGAAGATATAGATCTGCCACCCATAGGCGCAAAGGATGTTCTGGTTAAGATCCTGGCAGCCCCCATCAACCCGTCTGATATCAACATGATTCAAG GTACTTACGCCATCCTGCCTGACCTCCCAGCTGTTGGAGGCAACGAAGGGGTGGCCCAAGTCCTAGAGGTGGGCAGCCTGGTGAAGTCCCTCAAAACAGGAGACTGGGTCATCCCAAGGGATGCAGGTCTAG GTATGTGGAGGACAGAGGCAGTGTTCTCTGAAGACGATGTCATCTCTCTCCCAAATGACATTCCCCTGCTGTCTGCTGCCACGCTGGGGGTTAACCCCTGCACTGCCCTCAGGATGCTGTCTGACTTTGAAGATCTCAAGCCAG GTGACACAGTGATCCAGAATGCAGCTAACAGTGGAGTCGGGCAGGCTGTCATACAGATTGCTGCTGCAAGAGGAGTGAACACAATCAATGTCGTCCGAGACAG GCCAGAGTTCACACAGCTCAGTGATAGGTTGAAGGCCATCGGAGCAACTCatgtgattaaagaagaggcGCTGAGGCGGCCTGAGTTTAAGGAGCTGTTCAAG acatttccaaAGCCAAAGCTGGCGTTAAATGGAGTCGGAGGCAAGAGCGCAACAGAGCTGCTCCGGCATCTACA GATTGGAGGCTCCATGGTGACGTATGGAGGGATGGCCAAACAGCCGGTTACTGTCCCTGTG AGCGCTCTTATCTTCAAGGATGTGAAGGTTCGGGGGTTTTGGGTCACACAGTGGAAGAGAGATCACTCAAAAG ATGAACTCGCATTTCGAGCCATGGTAGATGAACTGTGCTCCCTCATCCAGCAGGGAAAGCTGACGGCTCCTGCTTGCACCGAGGTGGGACTCCGAGACTTCAGCAAAGCTCTTGAAGCGTCTATGAAGCCTTTCACTTCAGCTAAACAGGTCCTTATCATCTGA